From Domibacillus sp. DTU_2020_1001157_1_SI_ALB_TIR_016, a single genomic window includes:
- a CDS encoding class I SAM-dependent rRNA methyltransferase, with the protein MKTLINIKVNKKAAAKLRAGYPLLEKEAIENPKALKEEGDILRILDDKKNYIGTGYYGVQNKGIGWVITREPEEYIDAAFFARKIEAAFQHRKELMKDPDTTAFRLFNGEGDGIGGLIIDYYDGFYVIHWYSEGIYSFRKDILTAMREKLEFKGIYEKKRFDQKGQYIEDDDFVEGERGEFPMLIKENGVNFCVDLNDGAMTGIFLDQREVRNAIRTRYAKGAEMLNMFSYTGAFSVSSVLGGAVKTTSVDVANRSRPKTIQQFEANGIDVSEQEIVVDDVFQYFKYAARKKRTFDLVVVDPPSFAKTKKRTFSAAKDYTKLLEETIQLTKHKGIIVASTNSSAVDVKTFKKFIKEACKEQGAAYEIVEQYGLPEDFRTIEAFPEGHYLKVMFVKIKKK; encoded by the coding sequence ATGAAAACACTGATCAATATAAAGGTAAACAAAAAAGCGGCAGCAAAGCTTCGCGCGGGATACCCTCTTCTTGAAAAAGAAGCGATTGAAAACCCAAAAGCACTCAAAGAAGAAGGGGATATTCTCCGTATTTTAGATGATAAAAAAAACTATATCGGTACCGGCTATTACGGCGTACAAAATAAAGGCATCGGCTGGGTCATCACCCGGGAGCCGGAAGAATATATCGATGCTGCTTTTTTCGCCCGCAAAATAGAGGCGGCTTTTCAGCACCGTAAAGAGCTGATGAAAGACCCTGATACAACGGCTTTTCGCTTGTTTAATGGTGAAGGAGACGGAATTGGCGGGCTAATTATCGATTACTATGACGGTTTTTATGTTATTCACTGGTACAGCGAGGGTATTTACTCATTCCGGAAAGACATCCTGACTGCCATGCGCGAGAAGCTCGAATTCAAAGGGATTTATGAGAAAAAGCGCTTTGACCAGAAAGGGCAGTACATTGAAGATGATGATTTTGTAGAAGGAGAGCGCGGCGAGTTTCCAATGCTGATCAAAGAAAATGGCGTGAATTTTTGTGTGGATTTAAATGACGGTGCTATGACCGGAATTTTTCTTGATCAGCGTGAAGTAAGAAATGCGATCCGCACAAGATATGCCAAAGGTGCGGAAATGCTTAATATGTTTTCCTATACAGGCGCATTTTCTGTTTCTTCTGTGCTTGGAGGCGCTGTAAAAACAACAAGTGTTGATGTCGCCAACCGAAGCAGGCCAAAGACAATCCAGCAATTTGAAGCGAACGGAATTGATGTCTCGGAGCAGGAAATCGTTGTGGACGATGTATTTCAATATTTTAAATACGCTGCCCGAAAAAAGCGGACCTTTGATCTTGTTGTTGTCGACCCGCCCAGTTTTGCGAAAACAAAAAAACGGACCTTCAGCGCAGCAAAAGATTATACAAAGCTGCTTGAAGAAACGATTCAGTTAACGAAGCATAAAGGCATCATTGTCGCCTCTACAAACAGCAGCGCTGTGGATGTAAAAACATTTAAGAAGTTTATTAAAGAAGCCTGCAAGGAACAGGGAGCGGCTTATGAGATTGTCGAGCAATACGGGCTGCCGGAAGATTTTCGAACCATAGAGGCTTTTCCTGAAGGCCATTATTTAAAAGTGATGTTTGTAAAAATTAAAAAGAAATAA